CGAGGACGGCCAGCGCCGCGACCGCGCGCAGTCCCTCCAGCGTGACCTGGTGCCCTGAGATCGGCGGAGGCGTCGGCCTGGCCGCCCTCGGCGCGGACGTCACGTCCCCTTCTTCCTGAGGACGAGGAGCAGGTTCCAGGTGAGGATCTCCCTCAGCCCCGGCACGTGGACGACGCCGGCGGCCCAGCGCGGGTGGTAGCGCGGCAGGGCGTCGACGACGTCCACGTCGGGACGCCTTCGTGCCCATCTCAGGGCGGCCGACACCGACACCGGGTGGAGGCTTTGCCCGTACCGGTTCTTCGGCGGGCGGCCGTGGCGGCGCTCGTACCGCCGGGCGGCGCGGTCGCCGCCGAAGTAGTGCCACGGCGAGGTCTCGTGCCCGCCCCAGGGGGACAGCCAGTTGGTGAACGACAGGAAGACCGTTCCGCCGGGTCGGGTCACGCGGACCATCTCGTCCGCCATCCGCCACGGCTCGGCGACGTGCTCCAGCACGTTCGACGACAGGCACACGTCGGCGCAGCCGGTGCGGAACGGGAGGGCGAGGGCCGAGCCGACGAACGTGTTCTTCTGGACGGCCCGGTGCGCGGTCAGTTCGGCGAGGTCGTGGTCGATGCCCGCACAGCGCGCCCCGGCGGCCGTCAACGCGCGGGCCAGGAACCCCGACCCCGTCCCCACGTCGATGACGACGGCGCCTTCCAGTTCGGTGTACGAGGCGAGCTGGGCGATCGTGTCACGTGCCATCAGCCCGTAGAAGTACTCGGGGTCGCCCTTCTCGTGGCGGAAAGCGCTCAGAAGCCGCACCGACCGCGCCAGCGTGGCCCGGTGCCGGGGGCCGCCCGGGGCGCCGGGAAAGGGCGACGAACGGTCCGGTCGTGGGGGAGCCGAGGTCATCGCCACCTCGCTGTCGATCATCAGGGGGCCGGTTCCGGTGTGAACGTTCCAGCGGAGCTTACCGGCCAGTACAGGGTCCTGTAGGGTAACGCGCACCTGCCGAGCACCGGCCTTCCGGCCCGACTTCCACGGCATACCCCCCGGAGGTGTTCATGCGGCGACCGATCGGAATGGTCCTGATCGGCCTGGGCGCATTCTTCCTCACGCTCGCCCCGCTGGTCCGCTTCTATGTCGCGGACCAGGTCGTAGTGGCGCCGCTGAACCGCTACCAGGTGACGCTTCTGGAGTCGAAGGACTCCACCTACTTCGACCAGGCCGAGCTCAAGACGAAGAAGGGCGCCACCCTCAAGGCGATCAGCACCGTCCGCGGCGACGTCCGCGCCAACGAGGGCGACGACGACATCGCGGTCTGGGACGCGACGACCAACATTTTCGACGAGGCCAAGCCCGACAACCCGATCCAGATCCAGGCGTACCGGATCGCCTTCGACCGCCGGTCGTCCGTCCTGACCGACTGCTGCGGGACGCACGTCGACGGCGACAGCAGCGTCCGGATGGCGGGGAGCTACGGGCTGCTGCTGCCGCTCGCGAACGTCGAGCAGAAGGACTACCCCGTCTTCGACCCGACGACGAAGCAGTCGGCGCCGATGGAGTACAGCGCCGTCGAGAAGGTCCAGGGGCTCACGACCTACCGCTTCACCCAGACGATCCCCCTGACCAAGACCGCCGAGATGGACACCAAGCTGCCGGCCGAGATGCTCGGCCTGCCGGAGGACGCCGGCGACCAGAAGGTCGCCCGCTACACCGAGGCGTACAACACCGTCTGGGTGGACCCGCGCACCGGGATCCCGGTCAAGCACCGCAGGAACATCCGCAGCACCGTCCAGACCGCGGACGGCAAGGGCAAGATGATCGCCGCGCAGGCCGACCTCATCACGGTCGAGAAGGACCAGAAGGCCGCGGTGGACATGGCGAACAAGACGGCCCTGAAGATCGACGCGGTGCGCAGCTACATTCCGGCCGCCGCGATCCTGCTCGGCCTGGTCCTGCTGGGGGTCGGCGCCTTCCTCGGCCTCGCCCGCGGAGCCGCCCCGCCCCCGCCCGCCGCCCCGCGCCGCGCCGACGGCAAGTTCGGCGACGTGGGCCCGTCCGGTCCGCCGACGCCGCCGCGGCCCGGGTCCGCCGGGGAGCCCCCGGCCGGGAGGCCCTCCGACGGGAAGCCCTCCGACGGGTCCCCGCCGCGGGCGGCCGCCGGGTCCGCGCCGCCGAAGCAGGGGCGCCGTCCCGCGCCCGCCGGACGGCGCCAGCGGGGCGGGTCGCCCGGCCCCTCCCGCCGCCGCTGACGCCCGCCCCGGACGCCTCCGCCCCGCGGTCCCCGCTGATACGTGTTCTAGATGAACGCCCAGCGCGGGGGCCGCGGGGCGTTCTCGTGTGCGCCCTATCGCGCTCCTTGTGTGGACGGCGTCCCCGGTGCCGCGGTGCCGGAGGTGCGAACCGGTGCCGATCTTCCTAACTAGAACCTGTTGCAGTTTCGGGGTGACGCGCTTAGGGTCGGGGTTGTGCGGACACGAGTCACCGAACTATTCGGCATCGAGTACCCGATCTTCGCGTTCAGTCACTGCCGCGACGTCGTCGCCGCGGTGAGCCGCGCAGGCGGCATGGGCGTCCTCGGCGCCCTCCACTTCAGCCCCGAGGAGCTTGAGCTGGAGCTCAAGTGGCTCGACGAGAACGTCGGCGGCAAGCCCTACGGCGTGGACACGGTGATGCCCGCCAAGTACGAGGGCGGAGACCTGGGCGACGCCGAGGAGCTGCTCGGCAAGCTGCAGGGCATGATCCCCGAGGAGAACCGCAGGTTCCTGGAGGATCTGCTCGCCGAGCACGGCGTCGAGCCGTCCACCGAGAGCGCCGGCAAGGCGCTGCTCGGCTGGACGGACCAGACGGCCCGGCCGCAGGTCGAGGTGGCGCTCCGGCACCCGATCGCGCTGCTGGCCAACGCGCTCGGCCCGCCCCCGGCCGACATCGTCGAGCAGGCCCACGAGCACGGCGTCAAGGTCGCCGGGCTCGCCTCCAACGCCCGGCACGCCCGCAAGCAGGTCGACGTCGGCGTCGACATCATCGTGGCGCAGGGCACCGAGGCGGGCGGCCACACCGGCGACGTCGCCACGATGGTGCTCGTCCCCGAGATCGTGGACGCCGTCGGCGAGGACACGATCGTGCTCGCGGCGGGCGGCATCGGAAGCGGGCGGCAGATGGCGGCGGGCATGGCCCTCGGCGCCGACGGCGTCTGGACCGGCTCCATCTGGCTGACCGTGGACGAGGCCGACACCCCCGAGCGCGCCCTGCCGAAGCTGCTCGAGGCGACGTCCAGGGACACCGTCCGGTCCCGCGCGTGGACGGGCAAGCCCGCCCGGTTCCTCAAGTCGGCGTGGACCGAGGCGTGGGAGAGCGAGAAGTCGCCCGGCTACCTGCCGATGCCGCTGCAGTTCATGTTGATCGCGGACGCGCTGCCCCGGATCGCCCGCTCCGGCGACGGCGAGCTGGTCACCTTCCCCGTCGGCCAGATCGTCGGCTCGATGAACCAGATCAAGCCCGCCGCCCAGGTCGTCTACGACCTGATCGAGGAGTACGTCGAGGCCATCGAGCGCCTCAACGCCATCACCGGCGCGGACTGACGCCCGGACCGGCCGGACCCGTGCCCCGGATCTCGCCGTCGCGCCCCTGCCCCTTGGGGCGCGACGGCGAACCCTTCCAGCGCCGCGGCCTGCGCTCGACCACGACGGTCTTCTCCGGGGAGCCGTCCGGCCGCGGGCCGGGCCTCCACCGCGGCCTGCGGAGCCCGAACCGGCGCCGGGGCGCCTCCTTCGCGGTCTCGTGCCGCCTGCGTCCCAGATGCGGGGCCATGGCCTGCTCAGTCCTTCCGTGACTCGCTTGGTCCGGCCATGCCACGGCGGCGCCGCGGGAAACGGGCCTTCTGGTTTCGGTCGGCCGTTATTTGCCCTGGAGCGCCGGAGCGCTCTCCCCGGACGCCCCTCGGGAGAGCTGGTCGTTCAACGCCGGCGGGAGGGCGGTGGTGGCCATGAGCAGGGCGACGATGTAGTCGATCAGGTGGTCGCGGCTCGTGACGACGTCTCCCCGAAGCCACGACGCGACGGTCTCCCAGAGCCCGGCGGTGATGGTGAGCGCGGTGAGACGGAGGTCCCGCTCCGGCAG
The sequence above is drawn from the Actinomadura hallensis genome and encodes:
- a CDS encoding NAD(P)H-dependent flavin oxidoreductase — translated: MRTRVTELFGIEYPIFAFSHCRDVVAAVSRAGGMGVLGALHFSPEELELELKWLDENVGGKPYGVDTVMPAKYEGGDLGDAEELLGKLQGMIPEENRRFLEDLLAEHGVEPSTESAGKALLGWTDQTARPQVEVALRHPIALLANALGPPPADIVEQAHEHGVKVAGLASNARHARKQVDVGVDIIVAQGTEAGGHTGDVATMVLVPEIVDAVGEDTIVLAAGGIGSGRQMAAGMALGADGVWTGSIWLTVDEADTPERALPKLLEATSRDTVRSRAWTGKPARFLKSAWTEAWESEKSPGYLPMPLQFMLIADALPRIARSGDGELVTFPVGQIVGSMNQIKPAAQVVYDLIEEYVEAIERLNAITGAD
- a CDS encoding DUF3068 domain-containing protein; protein product: MRRPIGMVLIGLGAFFLTLAPLVRFYVADQVVVAPLNRYQVTLLESKDSTYFDQAELKTKKGATLKAISTVRGDVRANEGDDDIAVWDATTNIFDEAKPDNPIQIQAYRIAFDRRSSVLTDCCGTHVDGDSSVRMAGSYGLLLPLANVEQKDYPVFDPTTKQSAPMEYSAVEKVQGLTTYRFTQTIPLTKTAEMDTKLPAEMLGLPEDAGDQKVARYTEAYNTVWVDPRTGIPVKHRRNIRSTVQTADGKGKMIAAQADLITVEKDQKAAVDMANKTALKIDAVRSYIPAAAILLGLVLLGVGAFLGLARGAAPPPPAAPRRADGKFGDVGPSGPPTPPRPGSAGEPPAGRPSDGKPSDGSPPRAAAGSAPPKQGRRPAPAGRRQRGGSPGPSRRR
- a CDS encoding class I SAM-dependent methyltransferase gives rise to the protein MTSAPPRPDRSSPFPGAPGGPRHRATLARSVRLLSAFRHEKGDPEYFYGLMARDTIAQLASYTELEGAVVIDVGTGSGFLARALTAAGARCAGIDHDLAELTAHRAVQKNTFVGSALALPFRTGCADVCLSSNVLEHVAEPWRMADEMVRVTRPGGTVFLSFTNWLSPWGGHETSPWHYFGGDRAARRYERRHGRPPKNRYGQSLHPVSVSAALRWARRRPDVDVVDALPRYHPRWAAGVVHVPGLREILTWNLLLVLRKKGT